One Coprobacter fastidiosus genomic window, GAGACATTCTTCTCTTTCAATCGGATCGTCCCATTCTGTTTCATTTTTTCGTATGGAATGTTTTTTGTTTCATAACCTAAAAAATTGAATACAATTATGTCAGTATTCTTAGGTGTTCCTTTGCATGTTAGAGAAAAATTCCCGTCAATATCCGTTATCGTTCCCTGATTTGTTCCTTTTACCGAAACGTTGACTCCTGTAAGCGGTAAATCGTTTTTATCGATAACTTTTCCTTTAATGACTGTCTGTGCATGGACTGTCAGTGCCATTAAATTCAATAAAAGAATGAAAGCTTTTTTTGTCATAATGGTGTATTTTTTTGATACGTCAAAAGTATCTGACGGATATTTTTATAGTATGACTTTTCTGTGAAAAAAATATTGCTTTTAGATTACAAAAGAAAGTTTTGGAAAGTGTAATATCTTATATGATAGATATATAAGGGAAATATCGGACCGGATTTTTGGAAGGACTATTGAAGGATCAAAAGGTATTTATGGGAGAACGGTAAAAAAATCGCATTCTCTTATAGGGGTTATTACAGATTCCTGTGTCATACAATTGAATGTACCGGAAAAACATTCTGATATTTTACGGTACTTATAAACTTGAAATAATTATTTGCCGGGACCGGCCATTCCGGCAATAAATAAAAGAAGATAACAGATTATAAATCTAATCAGCATGAAGTACAGAGAAATAGAAAAATCAATTAGTAAGTTGTGGCGACTTGCATTCTTTATTTTCATTTTATCATTTGGTGTTCATTCGCAGATTTATGCTGCCGAACAAGACGGAAAGATTACACTTTCGTTTTCGGATATTCCTCTTCGGGAAGCTCTTTCACGTATAGAAAAGGTAAGTGATTATACATTTTTTTATGATGAAAAGAATGTAAATGTAAATCAAAAGGTTAGTCTGGATGTAAAGGATGTAAATATGCAAAGTCTCATGACAGCCCTTTTGAAGGATACGAATCTGGATTTTGAAATATCGAATCGTCAGATAGTCCTTCTTTCTAAAAGAAGCTCAGGATCGAAGACGGCAAAACGTCATATATCCGGAGTCGTAAAGGATGAGAAAGGGGAAACTGTTATCGGTGCCAGCGTGGTAGTAGAAGGTACTACCACCGGTACTGCAACAGATATAGACGGAAAATATGCTTTAGACGTTCCTGTAGGTGCAAAACTGAAAATTACGTATGTGGGCTATCGTCCGTTTAGTGTTGAAATTAAAGATCAGACTACCGTCGATGTAACTTTAGAAGAAGATAATAAAGTCCTTTCAGAGGTTGTGGTAACGGCTCTGGGTATCAAAAGAGAGAAAAAGATGTTGGGTTATTCGGTACAGGACATCAAGGCCGATGAATTGAACACGACTGGAGATGCTTCTGTTACAAGTGCCTTGCAGGGAAAAGTTGCAGGATTGCAAATGAATACTTCAAGTACCGGTCTTGGCGGTTCTACAAAGATTACTATAAGAGGAAACTCTTCTTTGACAGATAATAACCAGCCTTTATGGATTGTCGATGGTGTTCCTTTTACTGATAACAATACTTCTGGTGCTTCTTTTTACGGGGGAATCGACCGAGGAGGAACATCTATCGATATTAATCCCGATGATATAGAGTCTATTTCGGTTTTGAAAGGACCGAATGCTGCGGCTCTTTATGGTTCTCGTGCCGGTAATGGGGTGATTCTCGTAACGACGAAAAAAGGAACAAAGAAAGATGGATTCGGAGTTAGCTATAATGGTACATTTACTTGGAGTGTAGTGGGCGAAACCCTCGATATGCAGGATAAGTACGGACAAGGAGAGGGCGGTGTATATAAAGACTCTCCATTTAGTTATGGTGCACCGTTGAACGGACAAATGGTGACGGCATGGAACGGTCAAGAGATGCCCTATACTCGTTACGGGAATCCTTTGAGAGATTATTTTAATACAGGTTTTGCTCAAAATCATAGTGTTTCGGTAGGGAATGTAACAGAAAAATCCAATTTTCGGGCTTCGTTCGGATATAATGGCAATGACGGATTGTTTAAGGGTGAGACTTTGGATAAGATTACGGTGGATATGAAAGCCGGAACTGAATTGAACAAGTATCTTTCTATGGAAGGAAAAGTTTCGGTTTCCCGTACGAAAGCAGAAAACAGACCTTATTACGGTTTAGGTGGAGAAGTCGCTCAGTTGCTTTCTATCCCGAACAATATTCGTCTTTCTGATCTTCAGCAATATACGACAGCCGAGAAAATGCATGTAAATTGGTACGGACCTACACTCGAATACCTTAATCCGTATTATGTGCGTCATCAATTGCAAAATTCGGATGAACGTTGGCGTGCTTTCGGGTATTATAACGCCCGGATCAATTTTACGGATTGGTTGCATTTTTCGGCAAAATATGCTTTTGATTACTACCGTACCCGTTTATATGATTCTGATTTGGGGAATGGGGTAGGTATAACTTCTGTAACGCAACAGACGAATGACGGCATGTCACGAGGAGAGGAAAACTTCTTTGAACAGAATGCGGAATTTATGTTGAATGGAGATAACCGCATCGGATCGGATTTCAGAATCGGATATACGCTCGGTGCCAACTTCATGTACCAGAATTATGAGAGTCTTTCTGTCGGGGTACGTAATATGTTATCGAAAGATCAATGGATATTCAATACGGGAGCGTTATTGAATACGGCAGATAATAGCGGTTATGAAAGAGCTACCAATTCGGTATTCGGATCTTTGCAGTTGGCTTTTAGGGAGTATCTTTCGTTAGACTTGACAGCTCGTAACGACTGGTCTTCTACATTGCCGGTTCGTAATAACTCATTTTTTTATCCTTCTGCCAACTTAAGTTTTGTCGTTTCTGATTTTGTCAATTCATTGGATGGTCACCAAATGCCTGCATGGTTCAATTTTGCCAAGGTTCGTGTCTCTGCAGCACAAGTAGGAAAAGATACAGATCCTTATCAATTGGTGAATACGGTGAAATATAAATATGAGAACGGTGTTCGTGTACTCGATCAAAGCGGGGGAAAGATCAAGGCGAACGATAACTTGAAACCTGAGATATCTTCTTCTTATGAAGGCGGTTTAGAGATGAAATTCCTTCAGAACAGATTGGGATTTGATTTTACCTACTATTATAGCCGGACTAAAAACCAGATCATGAGTATTCCTGCAGCTTCTCCGTGGACGGCACAATGGATCAATGCCGGTTTGATTACGAATAAAGGATTCGAATTGATGGTTTATGCTACTCCTGTGCAGACAAAAGATTTTACGTTCGATATAAATGTAAACTTGTCGAAGAACTTATCTACGGTAGAAGAATTGTATGAGGGCAAAGATTATGTTTTCTTTGACGGAGACGATAATTTCCCTGTATGGGTTGGAGCAGTTGCCGGAGGCAAATTGGGAGATATATATGCCCGTCATCTTCTTAAAAGAAATGACAAAGGTGAATTGATATTGAAAGACGGCCTTCCTCAAGATAATAATGAAGCGGATTTAAATTATATTTTGTCTCATCCGATAGGAAATATACAACCGGATCTGTTGATGTCGGTAACTCCGACCTTTTCTTACAAAGGGTTTACGCTGTCAGCAATGTTCGATATGAAATTCGGAGGAGATATTGTCTCTATTTCTGAGGGTATGGCGACAAATGCCGGTACTGCAGAACGCACGGAAAACCGGGGATCGGAAGATAACGGCTGGAAAATTTTATTGCCCGGTGTAAAAGAAGACGGGACTCCTAACGACGTTTGGTGCAATGCTCAGTCTTACTATCAGAAAATCGGTCTTAATAAAACGAACGGAAATGCTGAAGAATTTGTATATGACGCTTCGTATATTAAACTTAAAGAACTTTCTCTCGGATATAATTTTTCGAGAAAACTGTTGAAGAAGACTCCCTTTACGTCATTACGTTTATCTTTTGTAGGTCGTAATCTCGGTTTTTTGATGAAACATGCTCCGGGAAATCCCGACGGGGGATATAATACCAGCATGTTTTCTCAAGCAATTGACTTTACGTCAGTACCTTATACTCGTACATTCGGATTTTCTGTCAATATCGGATTTTAATTTATAACAGCCAATATATCATGAAATATAAATCAGTTTTAACCAGAATAATGATTGCCCCTTTATTTTTGGGGTTGGTAACATCTTGTTATGATTTAGGAGAACTCAATGAAAATCCTTATGAGATTAAAGATGCTACCGTAGGAGGAAATGACACAGATACCGGTGATGACGGAACGAAGTATTCCGATATCAATATCGACTTTAAAGTGTCAAAAGAGGATTCGCTCGCATTACAGTCGGAATTGGCTTCTGCAGCTTCGACTTTCCGGAATTTCATTTACGAGGGATATTATAATGATTATCAGATTACGACCAATCTTAGTCATGATATTTATGCCGGTTATGTTGCTAATAACCAGAAAAATCATGCAGGAAATTCTCCTGACTATAATTATACTGACGGTTGGTCGGGTAAAAGATGGGAACATTTTTATAATGACCGTAGTAATGAGTATCGTCGTTTATTACGAGCTTTTAAGTTTAATGATGAGCCCGAAAGATACAAGAATGCGTTTTATATGACCCGTATCTATTATGCTTTTCTGGCATTGGCACAAACCGATACTTACGGAGATATGCCGTTTGACGTGTATGTGCGCGCCAGAGTTCCCGAAACCGATAATATTCCGTATAACACGCAAGAACAGGTTTATGATATGATGTTCCGTATGCTGGAGCAAGCTGTGGATAGTATAGATGTGAATGATGCGAATCAGTATTCTTTCGGGACAGAGGATATATGTTATTTCGGAGATGCGAAGAAATGGGTGAGATTTGCCAATACTCTCCGTTTGCGCATGGCGTTGCGTATCTCTAATGTCGATCCCGACCGGGCTCGGACCGAGGGCATGGCCGCATTGAATGCAGCGCAAAAAGCGGGGGATAGTGAGTTGGGACTTATGATGAGTAACGAGGATAATATGTGTACTGTTCCCAAGTTTGCACCGAAAGATATGGGTGGCATGGATGAAGGAGGAAGTGAGAATCCGTTGGCGATGTGCAGCGTAGCCTATAACGGAGAGAGTGTTCTTTCATGGGATTTAGAGCAGTTCTATAAAAATTTGAGTGTCGGTGGCGGTGAATATCAAATCCGTACCGGACGTAATAATTATATAACGAAGATTATAGATCCCCGCTGTTTAGTTTGTTGGTATCGTCCGAGTACTATGAATGCTTTGGAAAACGGAGTTGAAGATGATAAAAATGATTTTACCGGATGTAAACGAGGATATCAGGATGTAAACCAAGCTTCGGGAGATTATAGTTTGACTCGTACGAAGATGAATAGGCAGGAATCTAAAATCTTAGATCCTAAATATTGGTTCAATTATGCTCGCCCTACCGTGTGGTTGGGATATGCAGAATCTTTGTTCCTGAAAGCTGAGGCTGTGCTGAGAGGATGGACGGGAGCAGAAATTAATAATAGTGTCGAAGGTTATTTTAAAGCCGGAATACAGGCTTCTATGGATTATTACCAGATTTCACAAGCAGAGGCGACTTCTTATATAAACGGTTTGAAAATATATCAAGAGGGAGAGACAAATCCGTTTTCCGGATCAGATAAGGAAGCTATTCTTGAGCAGATTATTACACAGAAGTGGATGGCTGTTTTCCCGAATGGGAATGAAGGTTGGGCAGATTTCCGCCGTACGGATTATCCTCGTTTGGCAAATCAACTTACCAATAATTCGGGGGGAAGTGTTCCTAACGGGAAACATATCAAACGTCTTTTATATCCGTTAAGTGAAGTGAATAATAAGACGGAACAGAGACCTACTCAGATAGATACAGAAGGTTCACGCTTATGGTGGGATGTCGCCGATACGAATAATGATGCGGGAGAGCGCAACAAACCGAATAACTTTCGGTCGGCTACCTTATCGAAATTGAAATTCTGATATATCTTGTAATACAGGTGAAAACCATTATTTCTTGTAAAGAAATTTTTTAGATTGGCTTTTAGAAACGATGGTTTTTGCCTTTGAAAAAATATAATGGCAAAAAACGTAGGGTACGATAATTTTGTAGTGTCATATTAATAGAAGCGTATTTCTACATCTATAGATTTTAGAAAAACACAATAACCTTAATCTTGTAAAACAACTATAATTATGAATCTAAAACAATTACTTGTTTCCGCGACAATGCTTTCTGTGTTTTCGTGGTATTCTCAGGCCCAACAGCCTTATTCGGGATCTTGGCATCCGAAAGATATTAAGGAATGGAGTCCCGAAACCGATCAAGATGCGAAATTCAACCGAAGTACGGTTAAGTTGGCAGAACGTTTCAAAGAACCTTCTTTGATAAAAGCCAACCAGTATCAGTTCTATGAAGGGCAAATTTGCAATTCGACAATTTTGTTTAAGGATTGCGGTGCTTGTCCGTCTCAAGATGCTGAAAATTTTTATCTTTACAATCCTACTTATTGGCAGTATATGGATAAGGTCGTTTACTGGGCAGGATCGGCAGGAGAAGGGATTATATGTCCTCCTTCAGCTCCTATGATCGATATGGCTCACATGAACGGAGTTAAGATTCTCGGTCAAATATTTTTCCCTCCGAGTGCTTATGGCGGAAAATCGGAGTGGCCGCAGGAAATGCTGACATCTAGGGAAGGCGATGGTCGTTATGTATATGCAAGAAAATTGTATGAGATCGCCAAATATTGCGGTTTTGACGGCTGGTTTATCAATCAGGAAACTCCGGGAGGCGGGGGAACGAGTGATTGGGCTCCGTTTATAAAGGACTTTAATAAATATGCCGATGATGCCGGAGATACGCACATGGAGATACAGTGGTATAACGCTAGTACAAGTTATTCTTCCGAGATAATGAAAACGCATGTGAATACTTCCCAGTTCCTCGAATATGGAAGTGCTTCGAGCGGGAGATCTCAAGTGAATCGTCTTGTCGAAGAGGGTTTTACAAAAGAACAAGCGTTACAAAAACTGTATTGCGGAGTTCAATGTGTAAGTGGAGGATTGACCGGTACAGGGAGTCAATGGCGTTCTGTGTTCGGTGAAACTGATCACGGCGGATCGTTAGATTTATTCTGTCCGGAAGAACGTATTTGGAAAGATAATATTAAAGATCTTGTAGAGGGTCAACATATCACTACCGGTCCGCAAATGTATGAAGCTCAGAAAAAAACTTTCCGTAATGAAGATATTTTCTGGGTAAATAATGCAGGAGATCCGACGGATGTTTCCGGGCGTAATAGTTGGCCGGGAGCTTCAGGATGTATATTGGAACGGTCGGTGATACAATATAAGCCGTTTGTAACAGCTTTTTCTACAGGATTGGGAAAGCATCGTTTTGTGAATGGAGAGAATCGGGGAACTCAAGATTGGTCTCATCGCGGTATGCAAAATATTATGCCGACATGGCGTTGGTGGATTGAAAATAATGCTACGGACAATTTGAGTATCGATATCGATTGGGATAATGCTTATAATTTTGGTACCAGTTTAAAAGTTACCGGAAAGTTGAGTGCCAATACAGATCATCTTACCCGTCTTTATAAGACAATGATTTCTGTAGAGTCGGGAGATAAGTTCCAATTGGTATATCAAACCAATACGGAAAATTCTATCGAAGTGAAACTCGGAACAACCAGTGCCGTCGATAGCGAGTGGAATGTATTGTCGAATCCTTCGATTACGACTCAAAACGGTTGGACTGTTGCCGAGTATGACCTTTCTTCTTTAGCCGGTAAAACTGTATATATCATAGCTTTGAATTTTAAGTCGGCAACAGAGGTCGCTTCTTATACTGCATCGTTGGGTCAATTGGGAATTATTCCGGGAAATTATGCACCTGCGACACCGCAGATTACTAATGTAACTATGCAAAACAGCTTGGGTGAAACCGGCGGCGATTTCCGTATTGTATGGGATGTTGCAGAATCGGAATGGGAAAATCTCGATCATATCGACATTTATCTGCAAACTCCGAGCGAAAAGAAACTTGTAGGACAGACTCGTGGTGAAGGGTTCTATATCCCGAAAATTGAAAGAGAAGGAACTGAACGGTCGGTAAATATTATTCTGAAACCGATTACTAAAGATTTAAAAGAGGGGACAGAAGTCGTTTATGAAGCAAAATACCCGGAACCTACTCCTCCGGTCGTATATTATAAAGTAAGTAATAGTTATCCGTCGGTAAATGATGTCGTAACTATCGAGGCTGTCGCAACCGGAGCTCCTACTTCTTATTCATGGGATTTGCCGAAGGGATTGGAACAAACCTCTATTTCGGAAGATAATAAGACCATAACGGTAAAATGTTTGCAAGAGGGAGAGTTTGTCGTAACAGCTCATGTTACTAATGATATAGGAACTACCGATTATTCGGTTATAGCGTTGGAAGTGAATTCGGCAGAAACTTTGACAAATGTTGCTTTACATAAAACGATAGATAGTTATAGCGGATCGACAAATGAGACTGAATCTCCGAAAAATTTGATTGATGGAGATTTAAAACCTTGGAATACCAGTTCAAAATGGTGTAATATAGCAAATGAAAGTTGGGCGATTATAGATCTTGAAGGTGTATATAAAGTATATAAATTCAAAACTTATGACTGTTTGCATAACGAGAGCGGTTCTAATTTTAATAACTATCGGGTTTATGTAAGTACCGACAAAGTAAACTGGACATTGGTGCTGAATGAAACCGGAGTAGGTGGAGAGACGATAAAAGAAGATTACATCGCACCTACAAAAGCCCGTTATATAAAATTCA contains:
- a CDS encoding SusC/RagA family TonB-linked outer membrane protein, giving the protein MKYREIEKSISKLWRLAFFIFILSFGVHSQIYAAEQDGKITLSFSDIPLREALSRIEKVSDYTFFYDEKNVNVNQKVSLDVKDVNMQSLMTALLKDTNLDFEISNRQIVLLSKRSSGSKTAKRHISGVVKDEKGETVIGASVVVEGTTTGTATDIDGKYALDVPVGAKLKITYVGYRPFSVEIKDQTTVDVTLEEDNKVLSEVVVTALGIKREKKMLGYSVQDIKADELNTTGDASVTSALQGKVAGLQMNTSSTGLGGSTKITIRGNSSLTDNNQPLWIVDGVPFTDNNTSGASFYGGIDRGGTSIDINPDDIESISVLKGPNAAALYGSRAGNGVILVTTKKGTKKDGFGVSYNGTFTWSVVGETLDMQDKYGQGEGGVYKDSPFSYGAPLNGQMVTAWNGQEMPYTRYGNPLRDYFNTGFAQNHSVSVGNVTEKSNFRASFGYNGNDGLFKGETLDKITVDMKAGTELNKYLSMEGKVSVSRTKAENRPYYGLGGEVAQLLSIPNNIRLSDLQQYTTAEKMHVNWYGPTLEYLNPYYVRHQLQNSDERWRAFGYYNARINFTDWLHFSAKYAFDYYRTRLYDSDLGNGVGITSVTQQTNDGMSRGEENFFEQNAEFMLNGDNRIGSDFRIGYTLGANFMYQNYESLSVGVRNMLSKDQWIFNTGALLNTADNSGYERATNSVFGSLQLAFREYLSLDLTARNDWSSTLPVRNNSFFYPSANLSFVVSDFVNSLDGHQMPAWFNFAKVRVSAAQVGKDTDPYQLVNTVKYKYENGVRVLDQSGGKIKANDNLKPEISSSYEGGLEMKFLQNRLGFDFTYYYSRTKNQIMSIPAASPWTAQWINAGLITNKGFELMVYATPVQTKDFTFDINVNLSKNLSTVEELYEGKDYVFFDGDDNFPVWVGAVAGGKLGDIYARHLLKRNDKGELILKDGLPQDNNEADLNYILSHPIGNIQPDLLMSVTPTFSYKGFTLSAMFDMKFGGDIVSISEGMATNAGTAERTENRGSEDNGWKILLPGVKEDGTPNDVWCNAQSYYQKIGLNKTNGNAEEFVYDASYIKLKELSLGYNFSRKLLKKTPFTSLRLSFVGRNLGFLMKHAPGNPDGGYNTSMFSQAIDFTSVPYTRTFGFSVNIGF
- a CDS encoding SusD/RagB family nutrient-binding outer membrane lipoprotein gives rise to the protein MKYKSVLTRIMIAPLFLGLVTSCYDLGELNENPYEIKDATVGGNDTDTGDDGTKYSDINIDFKVSKEDSLALQSELASAASTFRNFIYEGYYNDYQITTNLSHDIYAGYVANNQKNHAGNSPDYNYTDGWSGKRWEHFYNDRSNEYRRLLRAFKFNDEPERYKNAFYMTRIYYAFLALAQTDTYGDMPFDVYVRARVPETDNIPYNTQEQVYDMMFRMLEQAVDSIDVNDANQYSFGTEDICYFGDAKKWVRFANTLRLRMALRISNVDPDRARTEGMAALNAAQKAGDSELGLMMSNEDNMCTVPKFAPKDMGGMDEGGSENPLAMCSVAYNGESVLSWDLEQFYKNLSVGGGEYQIRTGRNNYITKIIDPRCLVCWYRPSTMNALENGVEDDKNDFTGCKRGYQDVNQASGDYSLTRTKMNRQESKILDPKYWFNYARPTVWLGYAESLFLKAEAVLRGWTGAEINNSVEGYFKAGIQASMDYYQISQAEATSYINGLKIYQEGETNPFSGSDKEAILEQIITQKWMAVFPNGNEGWADFRRTDYPRLANQLTNNSGGSVPNGKHIKRLLYPLSEVNNKTEQRPTQIDTEGSRLWWDVADTNNDAGERNKPNNFRSATLSKLKF
- a CDS encoding endo-beta-N-acetylglucosaminidase yields the protein MNLKQLLVSATMLSVFSWYSQAQQPYSGSWHPKDIKEWSPETDQDAKFNRSTVKLAERFKEPSLIKANQYQFYEGQICNSTILFKDCGACPSQDAENFYLYNPTYWQYMDKVVYWAGSAGEGIICPPSAPMIDMAHMNGVKILGQIFFPPSAYGGKSEWPQEMLTSREGDGRYVYARKLYEIAKYCGFDGWFINQETPGGGGTSDWAPFIKDFNKYADDAGDTHMEIQWYNASTSYSSEIMKTHVNTSQFLEYGSASSGRSQVNRLVEEGFTKEQALQKLYCGVQCVSGGLTGTGSQWRSVFGETDHGGSLDLFCPEERIWKDNIKDLVEGQHITTGPQMYEAQKKTFRNEDIFWVNNAGDPTDVSGRNSWPGASGCILERSVIQYKPFVTAFSTGLGKHRFVNGENRGTQDWSHRGMQNIMPTWRWWIENNATDNLSIDIDWDNAYNFGTSLKVTGKLSANTDHLTRLYKTMISVESGDKFQLVYQTNTENSIEVKLGTTSAVDSEWNVLSNPSITTQNGWTVAEYDLSSLAGKTVYIIALNFKSATEVASYTASLGQLGIIPGNYAPATPQITNVTMQNSLGETGGDFRIVWDVAESEWENLDHIDIYLQTPSEKKLVGQTRGEGFYIPKIEREGTERSVNIILKPITKDLKEGTEVVYEAKYPEPTPPVVYYKVSNSYPSVNDVVTIEAVATGAPTSYSWDLPKGLEQTSISEDNKTITVKCLQEGEFVVTAHVTNDIGTTDYSVIALEVNSAETLTNVALHKTIDSYSGSTNETESPKNLIDGDLKPWNTSSKWCNIANESWAIIDLEGVYKVYKFKTYDCLHNESGSNFNNYRVYVSTDKVNWTLVLNETGVGGETIKEDYIAPTKARYIKFNPYDDNSMTIRIWEFEVYGKEDNNLQIDVPASVELVSGEKKTIDVTYDLNGDERASQFTCNVVSANESYVKIGEIKEDIDNSKFTVELIGGNAIGATELTVTVDNGGAYKERTVAATVDNLDAKNILAGRTAELRLYKSDYNVDAEFDKFETGKLTDGDKETEGADVIETESSYKNDAWAVFKADETWNVAKVKVYFPNDNKNGSTPIIKSVTINVGTNGKNWTPVTTIENPGGEVEYIFPDYKECSYIGFEFDVTPYQYVSIAEIEAFEQIKEAIPVSGPVAIKSGFNADAIAEAKPSKDYSTMALDDQGWVLFSAAVQEEGSIPNDGVVISNSGMKYQFSDFTANNAAIMKTNGATATLEFVSPQLGVEKLYLLTISANGASKMEVKANYSDGTSSEAQTFTVDDWFNTSSGLGEAVYGLSRIIRESSGYEFNADDIDERLQFRLFERVLPVDDTKSVVSVTVTSKKSGSYPTVFAVSKEGKYVDTGLKEPTTGNVELKVYPNPVNPNGTLTVETEPNATISLITLQGALIRQIKAEGNVSQLSVDNLSAGTYILLVKGENGVKATKVVVR